A section of the Veillonella criceti genome encodes:
- a CDS encoding DUF5693 family protein: protein MKEAIKKKRKHSLILIAIILIGLLAGLFLVQQRHQIESAQNQVENIVDYDAALRAASFEKRSTADALQALKDAGVTAMAIYDRTITKARDAGEIIVYQGLEANALQFYGTQPAPGYTYLVAAHGKEAYFKEIQDDLVQRLGKEKVGILYSNRGPVIALGQPYEALMDMKLSISRLQAQEVSNLGFNVIVRPTNFKQVTRDNIDHVFSRIDGIPNVTGIVFVGKEALGYPDFIGVTNEYLHNLRIPVVGIEAVNQLQYENQVGFNNDLAVADEYSIGRLYTISKDELKKLSPEEVSQRFYISDIERNIRFNLLPIYEEGSDNKTALATSITYMNSFKEKMMDRGFTFGRASIYPAYTPSPIAVVLTLAGSVALFTFMLNLFYPMRKHRQLVVNFTLLLITVVLYAVTGGTLITQIWALSAAICAPVVAIILIMDCWVRRSTGPVIGPWRATLEATIYLVGAALIAAIGGILIAAMLGNTRFFMEFALFRGVKLVFVAPIILTAIAYLQRFPLWQGRTVDSWPECRSFMRSFFTLDVKLYMIIAFAFIGMAGWIFVGRSGHTAGVPVPGFEIALRRFLENTLYARPREKEFLIGHPALMLASFAVLRRWPMIFHFLCTIAGVIGIGSLVETFCHLRTPVLMSIARGYDGLLIGIIAGVIAILVFRFLAYIITWARRGEVSND from the coding sequence GTGAAGGAAGCTATTAAAAAGAAAAGAAAACATTCGTTAATACTTATCGCCATTATTCTTATTGGCTTACTGGCTGGTTTATTTTTAGTTCAACAACGACATCAAATTGAATCAGCGCAGAATCAGGTAGAGAACATTGTTGATTATGACGCAGCATTACGAGCGGCTTCCTTTGAGAAACGCAGTACTGCTGATGCCTTGCAGGCTTTAAAAGATGCTGGCGTAACAGCTATGGCCATTTATGACCGCACAATAACTAAAGCCCGTGATGCTGGTGAAATTATTGTGTATCAAGGATTGGAAGCTAATGCACTTCAATTTTATGGCACACAACCAGCACCAGGGTATACATATTTGGTGGCGGCTCATGGGAAAGAAGCCTATTTTAAGGAAATTCAAGATGACTTGGTTCAACGATTGGGTAAAGAAAAAGTAGGAATTCTATACTCTAATCGTGGCCCTGTAATCGCCCTAGGTCAACCCTATGAGGCTCTTATGGATATGAAGCTTAGCATTTCACGTTTGCAAGCTCAAGAAGTAAGTAATTTAGGTTTTAATGTCATTGTGCGACCAACCAATTTTAAACAAGTAACACGGGATAATATTGATCATGTGTTTAGCCGTATTGATGGGATTCCTAATGTAACGGGCATTGTGTTTGTTGGTAAAGAAGCACTAGGCTATCCAGACTTTATTGGTGTAACAAATGAGTACTTGCATAATTTGCGCATTCCTGTAGTGGGCATTGAAGCTGTGAACCAGCTCCAATATGAAAATCAAGTTGGATTCAATAATGATTTAGCAGTAGCGGATGAATATAGTATTGGTCGTTTATATACAATCTCTAAAGATGAATTAAAAAAATTAAGTCCAGAAGAAGTATCGCAGCGTTTTTATATTAGTGATATTGAACGAAATATTCGCTTTAATTTATTGCCAATTTATGAAGAAGGTAGTGATAATAAAACAGCGTTAGCTACGAGTATTACATATATGAATTCGTTCAAAGAAAAAATGATGGATCGTGGTTTTACATTTGGACGAGCTTCTATTTATCCTGCTTATACACCAAGTCCGATTGCCGTTGTACTGACTCTAGCGGGTTCAGTCGCTTTATTCACGTTTATGTTGAATTTGTTCTACCCTATGCGTAAGCATCGCCAGTTAGTAGTAAATTTTACATTACTTCTTATTACGGTTGTTTTATATGCTGTAACAGGCGGTACTTTGATTACTCAGATTTGGGCGCTTAGCGCTGCTATTTGTGCACCAGTAGTAGCGATTATATTGATTATGGATTGCTGGGTACGTCGTTCTACAGGCCCTGTAATAGGGCCTTGGCGTGCTACTTTGGAAGCGACTATTTATTTAGTCGGTGCTGCTCTTATAGCGGCGATTGGCGGTATTTTAATTGCTGCTATGTTAGGCAATACTCGTTTCTTCATGGAGTTTGCTTTATTCCGTGGTGTAAAATTAGTCTTTGTAGCGCCTATTATTTTGACAGCGATTGCCTATTTACAACGATTCCCATTATGGCAAGGGCGTACGGTTGACTCTTGGCCTGAATGTCGTAGTTTCATGCGTTCTTTCTTTACGTTAGATGTGAAACTGTATATGATTATTGCATTTGCTTTTATAGGCATGGCTGGCTGGATATTTGTAGGTCGCAGTGGTCATACGGCAGGGGTACCTGTTCCAGGTTTTGAAATTGCTTTGCGCCGTTTCTTAGAAAATACACTGTATGCACGGCCTCGTGAAAAAGAATTTTTAATTGGTCATCCAGCGCTTATGTTAGCTTCCTTTGCAGTACTTCGTCGTTGGCCTATGATATTCCATTTCCTCTGTACTATAGCTGGGGTTATCGGAATTGGTTCTTTAGTTGAAACTTTTTGTCATTTGCGAACTCCAGTACTCATGTCAATTGCTCGTGGTTATGATGGTTTATTAATTGGAATTATAGCTGGTGTAATCGCTATTTTAGTTTTCCGATTCTTAGCCTATATTATTACCTGGGCCCGTCGTGGGGAGGTGTCGAATGACTAG